In Vicia villosa cultivar HV-30 ecotype Madison, WI unplaced genomic scaffold, Vvil1.0 ctg.000077F_1_1, whole genome shotgun sequence, a single window of DNA contains:
- the LOC131623756 gene encoding uncharacterized protein LOC131623756, with product MSERISIGNTEDKCLKRKMIEESEIELRKESKNIAPTSQADQEKGKMVEEVEPKQNKDLLTPKLDINTKPTSNLLENGERSSSSENVIGEILPKEVKEYPCQFCDKKFTNLQALGGHQNAHKSERNSKKTKQQRTEETIVSPRRFELTYSNPYPYSRPSRYQGSSNFHGNLQQPIGTPIGTHMNNTTPSRLGFPFGSYGGGMYMPNTPSPPPPFVLPRPKSPPAIPQFRMNNYLGGNQTPVIPILQRPNIVELDFFRQANQTHSSGEGAEGSSNARFPSINLPITRDFIGENQPLVESNVSSSSTVEEFDLNLKL from the coding sequence atgtctgaAAGAATTTCTATTGGAAATACTGAAGACAAATGCTTGAAACGCAAAATGATTGAAGAATCAGAGATAGAACTGAGAAAGGAATCGAAAAACATTGCACCAACCTCTCAAGCTGATCAAGAGAAGGGCAAAATGGTTGAAGAGGTGGAGCCAAAACAGAATAAAGATTTATTGACTCCAAAGCTTGACATTAACACCAAGCCAACTTCCAATCTGTTGGAGAATGGTGAACGTTCAAGTTCATCCGAAAATGTTATTGGTGAAATTTTACCTAAGGAAGTGAAGGAATATCCCTGTCAATTTTGTGACAAGAAGTTCACAAATTTGCAAGCTCTTGGTGGTCACCAAAACGCTCATAAGAGCGAACGTAACtcaaaaaaaactaaacaacaaaGGACGGAGGAGACAATCGTTTCCCCCCGAAGGTTTGAACTTACTTATTCAAACCCTTATCCTTATTCACGTCCTAGTCGCTATCAAGGGTCTTCCAATTTTCATGGCAACTTGCAACAACCAATTGGCACTCCAATTGGCACTCATATGAACAACACCACGCCTTCTAGGCTTGGTTTTCCATTCGGTAGCTACGGAGGAGGGATGTATATGCCAAATACACCCTCTCCACCACCTCCATTTGTATTGCCAAGGCCAAAGTCACCCCCTGCAATACCACAATTTAGGATGAATAATTATTTAGGTGGAAATCAAACTCCTGTGATTCCAATTCTTCAAAGGCCAAACATTGTGGAATTGGATTTTTTTCGTCAAGCGAATCAAACTCATTCATCCGGTGAGGGTGCTGAAGGAAGTTCCAATGCTCGATTTCCTTCTATTAATCTTCCAATAACACGTGATTTTATTGGAGAAAATCAACCTCTAGTAGAGTCCAATGTATCTTCTTCATCAACTGTGGAGGAATTTGACTTAAATCTCAAACTTTAA